The stretch of DNA TTCCGGTTGCCCACCGAGGAAACGCAAGCGGAGCTCCTTGGGCTCATGCCGGAAGTCTCCGCGGAACTTCGGGAGATGGCAGAGATGCGGCAGCAACTGACGCTGGCGGAGTGCGAACAAGAGTTTCACCGCGTGCTCGGCGCGGGAGGCATTCCCGCTTGTGCCTCGTCCTACGATGACAATGCGCTGGCGGGTCGTGGTCCCATGCTCGCCGACATTTCGGGCTTCTATGAGGCGTTCGCCTACCGGCCCACTCCACCGCCTGCCGAGGTACCGGACCATCTCGCCGTCGAGCTGGACTTCCTGAGCTATCTGGCGGTGAAGGTGGCCTTCGCATCGCACGAGGGTCTCGAAGACGAGGCGGCCGTTGCCCGACGAGCCTATGACCGATTCTTGGACGAACACTGCAAGCTGTGGCTCGCCCGTTTCCAGGCGCAACTGGAAAGGTCGGCCTCGCCGCTCTACCTGTCCGCCTCGGGCCTGCTGAACGGGATGCTCGAATCTGCCGTCGGGGCCGGCGCAGGTCTACCAGACTCGAGTAAGCGACCGGCGTAGGGTGTCGATTGAAAAAGCCGTAGCTCGCCAGGGTCCTTGCGACCGCTTCAATCTCTTCAATCGCTTACACCTGGTTCTGCCGACGCTGGTCGAGGGGTGTCACTGCCGGTCGTGATTCCGGTCACAGCCGCCGAAGCGACGGGATGCGAGCCTAGGAAGGCAGGGAAGCGACTTCGCAGGATTTGCCTCGCGGCCCGTCTGCTGCGCCTCCTCGGAGCCTCTTTTCAGCGCAGGAGGTGCCGACCAATGGAAAACACCGGCAAGGTGCTGTGTCCGATGTGTCACGGCGATGGCCACATGAACCACTCGGACGTGGTCCGGAAGCTCTCGGATCCGGAACTGGGGCGCAAGATCCAGGTCTACCTGGACGAGATCACGCACGAGCTGCCCCATTCGAGCCAGCTCCTGGAGACGGCCGCGGCCGCGAAAGACTGCCGCGAGCTGCGTCCCTGGCCGGGGAATCATCCACTGCGCCGCAGTCCCAAGGAGTAAGTGAAGCCGGCCTGATCCGGAGCCGGCTGCCCAGCGACAAGGTGGGAGGGCACGGACGTCCTCCCGGGGGTGAGATCGGAATCATGTCCATGGAAGAAGCGGTCGAGCAGCTGGAACCCATACTGGAGCAGTTCGACGACCGGCGCGCTAACCTCATCGCCATCCTGCAAGAGATTCAGGCCAAGTACTTCTACCTGCCGTACGCGGCGCTGGAACGCGTAGCCCGCAAGCTGAGGGTTCCTCTCACCGACGTCTACCACATTGCCACGTTCTACCGCTGCTTCAGCCTGGTGCCGCGGGGC from Terriglobales bacterium encodes:
- a CDS encoding molecular chaperone TorD family protein, with translation MMITSAEQEVLSWLARAAAWRFFSLYFRLPTEETQAELLGLMPEVSAELREMAEMRQQLTLAECEQEFHRVLGAGGIPACASSYDDNALAGRGPMLADISGFYEAFAYRPTPPPAEVPDHLAVELDFLSYLAVKVAFASHEGLEDEAAVARRAYDRFLDEHCKLWLARFQAQLERSASPLYLSASGLLNGMLESAVGAGAGLPDSSKRPA